The genomic segment TACATGTTGCGGGTTCAACAATATTCGGACAACTAGGTTGCAGGTGCACATCACACACAAATTCAGTATAAGTGCAAACAGCTGAAAGCCTGAAACTGGATGCTTTGGACTTTTATATGCGCACGAAATCTTCATTAGGTAGTAAAATTAGAATCATCAAAGAGCAATAACATGCTGATAAAGTGAGACATCGTCGTACTTCACAGCTAAAGGTATACAAATACTGTGCATATAATAGCCTAAAACCTATCCGAAAGTTGCTAATCTGAAAACTGTTAATCTGAAATCTACCCAAAAAATACTCTAGGACCTCACCCGACtcctattgagcactgccattTAACCCAAAGCAGTAGCCGATGTCACTATCACCCCTCTATGCATCTGAAGAAACTGTGAAACAAGGCACTTAATTCAGCTGAATTTTCAGGAAGTCTACCTCATACTTGCTACCAGACGTCAAGTGTGCTCTACCTAGGACAGACCCATCACTGATCTTGTTGACACGACACGCCCTGCGATCAATCTTGACAATCAGATCGGGATCTAGGGTGAGCTGCCCCACCGACACCAGGTTAATAGTGAGCCCCGGGACATACCACACGTCAGGGAGGACCACCGTCTCCGTGTTCACGGACCCGGTGCCGCACACCATCATCCCCTCTCCATTCCCCGCTTCGACAACCTGGTTGCTCACAGGTACCAGGTTGGAGATGAGGGTCCGGTCGCCTGTCATGTGGTTGGAAGCACGACTTGCAATGAACCAAGCGGCCGTTGCAGCGTTCCCTGAACTGTTGCTGCCAGTACCCGTGGAGGCAGCACAAGGATCGGACCCACTGGGGATAACAGCAAGAAGCGATAGCAAGTTAGGAGTG from the Phragmites australis chromosome 19, lpPhrAust1.1, whole genome shotgun sequence genome contains:
- the LOC133900794 gene encoding uncharacterized protein LOC133900794 — its product is MASSTSPVEASGSDPCAASTGTGSNSSGNAATAAWFIASRASNHMTGDRTLISNLVPVSNQVVEAGNGEGMMVCGTGSVNTETVVLPDVWYVPGLTINLVSVGQLTLDPDLIVKIDRRACRVNKISDGSVLGRAHLTSGSKYEVDFLKIQLN